From a single Drosophila sulfurigaster albostrigata strain 15112-1811.04 chromosome 3, ASM2355843v2, whole genome shotgun sequence genomic region:
- the LOC133844103 gene encoding uncharacterized protein LOC133844103, with translation MNKVARLELEVNTLRQELAKIRFDRDEICRKHRNHLKLCAGGDCCKRYRLDGDDKAAEKDLYIAYLEEQIKQTRLKYKQQMGDVKSSASILESKLQKVRQEMSCITVRARQVDKLKKDVEVLKAKLERRNTTIAQHNEQYAGLLGLISNLDLQSMDGGNHTSETFKQIRGNASRDNSRVALEKNTKKSKPKLNFVCLNAALRKKVMHN, from the coding sequence ATGAATAAAGTGGCGCGATTGGAGCTCGAGGTGAATACATTGCGACAGGAGTTGGCGAAGATTCGCTTCGATCGGGATGAGATCTGCAGGAAGCATAGAAATCATCTCAAGCTTTGTGCTGGTGGCGATTGCTGCAAAAGATATCGTCTCGACGGCGATGATAAGGCTGCCGAAAAGGATTTGTACATCGCCTATCTGGAGGAGCAGATCAAGCAGACACGCCTCAAATACAAACAGCAAATGGGAGATGTCAAATCAAGTGCCAGTATCCTAGAGTCGAAGCTTCAAAAGGTGCGTCAAGAGATGAGCTGCATCACGGTTCGGGCTCGACAAGTGGACAAGTTGAAGAAGGATGTGGAAGTATTGAAGGCGAAGCTGGAACGTCGGAATACGACAATTGCCCAACACAATGAACAATATGCTGGACTATTGGGATTAATCTCAAACCTAGATCTTCAGTCAATGGATGGAGGTAATCACACAAGTGAGACATTTAAACAGATCAGAGGAAATGCTTCGAGAGATAATTCAAGAGTTGCGTTGGAGAAGAATACGAAGAAGTCTAaaccaaaattgaattttgtctGTCTAAATGCGGCACTCAGAAAAAAAGTAATGCACAATTAA